A single genomic interval of Saccharothrix saharensis harbors:
- a CDS encoding choice-of-anchor M domain-containing protein, producing MTPHRTGALVGVAAALLMTAPATAAEPAPDAVLDVENGALVLDAPPDPLVVPAEAEQVRLRWDTTAIEPGTVFGDVVRLRVSVEASGAPEQEPVVVPADAVGTVEVDVPPPGDHVLRVEAAAHALDGTPLTATRDYPVSVAARPATADEPVALPQARPVAPAAVAPAVVAPQPRAEAPAPRAEAAARQPSTVTGRVTLDRGHVDAVAVRLLPDGLRVQVKDGTVTGATTWREPADVEFRVTAAARTALPAQPVLSFLGSAGEQVFLLPQTQDADLLWTGWNTEELRPAEVSGPVTWALTAVDGPGAFGLFTTGSFGAPEVVFNSADGLPDALSVALGTHAHANWAFAGPGRYRLTFTVTATGANGAALTDAETLTFVVGDGGQAPPPPAAERQTGTANRLASTGPASVPAAIGLAVALLVTGAAALVLARRRPAKEIP from the coding sequence GTGACCCCGCACCGCACCGGCGCGCTGGTCGGCGTGGCCGCCGCGCTGTTGATGACCGCACCCGCCACCGCGGCCGAACCCGCACCGGACGCGGTGCTCGACGTGGAGAACGGCGCGCTGGTGCTGGACGCGCCGCCCGACCCGCTCGTGGTGCCGGCCGAGGCCGAGCAGGTGCGGTTGCGCTGGGACACCACCGCCATCGAGCCCGGCACGGTGTTCGGCGACGTCGTGCGGTTGCGCGTCTCGGTGGAGGCGTCCGGCGCGCCGGAGCAGGAGCCGGTGGTCGTGCCGGCCGACGCCGTCGGGACCGTGGAGGTGGACGTGCCGCCGCCCGGCGACCACGTGCTGCGCGTCGAAGCCGCGGCCCACGCGCTCGACGGCACCCCGTTGACCGCCACCCGGGACTACCCGGTGTCCGTGGCCGCCCGGCCCGCGACCGCCGATGAACCGGTGGCGCTCCCGCAGGCGCGGCCCGTCGCCCCGGCCGCTGTCGCCCCGGCCGTCGTAGCGCCGCAACCGCGCGCCGAGGCCCCCGCGCCCCGGGCCGAGGCCGCCGCGCGGCAGCCGTCCACGGTCACCGGCCGGGTCACCCTGGACCGCGGCCACGTCGACGCCGTCGCGGTGCGCCTGCTGCCGGACGGCCTGCGCGTGCAGGTGAAGGACGGCACGGTCACCGGCGCCACGACCTGGCGCGAACCGGCGGACGTCGAGTTCCGCGTCACCGCCGCGGCGCGCACCGCGCTCCCGGCGCAACCGGTGCTGTCCTTTTTGGGCAGCGCGGGCGAGCAGGTGTTCCTGCTGCCGCAGACGCAGGACGCCGACCTGCTGTGGACGGGCTGGAACACCGAGGAGCTGCGCCCGGCCGAGGTGTCCGGCCCGGTGACGTGGGCGCTGACGGCGGTCGACGGGCCGGGAGCGTTCGGCCTGTTCACCACCGGCTCGTTCGGCGCGCCGGAGGTCGTCTTCAACAGCGCCGACGGCCTGCCGGACGCGTTGTCCGTCGCGCTCGGCACGCACGCCCACGCCAACTGGGCGTTCGCCGGACCCGGCCGCTACCGGCTGACGTTCACCGTCACGGCGACCGGTGCGAACGGCGCCGCGCTGACCGACGCGGAAACCCTGACCTTCGTCGTCGGCGACGGCGGCCAGGCACCGCCCCCGCCCGCCGCCGAGCGGCAGACCGGCACGGCGAACCGCCTGGCCTCCACCGGACCCGCCTCGGTGCCCGCCGCCATCGGCCTCGCCGTCGCCCTGCTCGTCACGGGCGCCGCCGCCCTCGTGCTCGCCCGCCGCCGCCCCGCCAAGGAGATCCCGTGA
- a CDS encoding MmcQ/YjbR family DNA-binding protein, with protein MAVSSDDFFRMVNALVDVERAESRDYRSFSVRGRKFGYYWPRTRTVGLKQLLSEQQALVAERPDVFEEQFTSGGFGWVVVHLAGVEADELSELVFEAWRLSAPGDLVAQVPDPARR; from the coding sequence GTGGCAGTGAGCAGTGACGACTTCTTTCGCATGGTGAACGCGCTCGTCGACGTCGAACGCGCGGAAAGCCGGGACTACCGCTCGTTCAGCGTGCGGGGCCGGAAGTTCGGCTACTACTGGCCGCGCACGCGGACCGTCGGCCTGAAGCAGTTGCTGTCCGAGCAGCAGGCGCTGGTCGCCGAGCGGCCCGACGTGTTCGAGGAGCAGTTCACGTCCGGCGGCTTCGGCTGGGTGGTCGTCCACCTGGCGGGCGTCGAGGCCGACGAGCTGTCCGAGTTGGTCTTCGAGGCGTGGCGGCTGTCCGCGCCCGGGGACCTGGTCGCCCAGGTCCCCGACCCGGCCCGCCGCTGA
- a CDS encoding choice-of-anchor M domain-containing protein — translation MPRLIRALLVTAALLLAPPVAHAEPPVVIADGHVDLGPRLVGGEWTLQLRDDTGDGPVWREPADVVLQVGEAAEVTVPDDPAYAFLGAPGGAVWVLPQVQDQRLVWPGWNTQDPSIAEVIGREVDWRLHGVDGPGRFELFLTGNFGTPETIFSSGRPYPQETGVEAGTHVHGNWVFTAPGAYSLDVEMATADGRSDRATLKVHVGPGDPAAAFPTTGAGVPSPDATPAPPAEGAPWAWIAVGGVLVAGAVAALVARSRRAARRTDD, via the coding sequence GTGCCTCGCCTGATCCGGGCCTTGCTCGTCACCGCCGCCCTGCTGCTCGCCCCGCCCGTCGCGCACGCCGAGCCGCCCGTCGTCATCGCCGACGGGCACGTGGACCTCGGCCCGCGCCTGGTCGGCGGCGAGTGGACCCTCCAGCTCCGCGACGACACCGGGGACGGTCCGGTGTGGCGCGAGCCGGCCGACGTGGTGCTCCAGGTGGGGGAGGCGGCCGAGGTCACCGTCCCCGACGATCCCGCGTACGCGTTCCTGGGCGCGCCCGGCGGTGCGGTCTGGGTGCTGCCGCAGGTCCAGGACCAGCGGCTGGTGTGGCCGGGGTGGAACACGCAGGACCCCAGCATCGCCGAGGTCATCGGCCGCGAGGTGGACTGGCGGCTGCACGGCGTCGACGGTCCCGGCCGCTTCGAGCTGTTCCTGACCGGCAACTTCGGCACGCCGGAGACGATCTTCAGCAGCGGACGCCCCTACCCGCAGGAGACCGGGGTCGAGGCGGGCACCCACGTGCACGGCAACTGGGTGTTCACCGCGCCCGGCGCGTACTCGCTGGACGTGGAGATGGCGACCGCCGACGGCCGCTCGGACCGGGCGACGCTGAAGGTCCACGTCGGACCGGGTGACCCGGCGGCCGCGTTCCCGACCACCGGAGCCGGCGTCCCGTCGCCCGACGCCACGCCGGCACCACCCGCCGAAGGCGCGCCGTGGGCGTGGATCGCGGTGGGCGGTGTGCTGGTGGCCGGCGCGGTCGCCGCACTCGTCGCCCGTTCCCGCCGTGCCGCCAGGAGGACCGATGACTGA
- a CDS encoding FAD-dependent oxidoreductase, whose amino-acid sequence MDEFPVVVVGAGPVGLAAAARLLERGVRPLVLEAGPQAGAAVAQWRHVRLFSQWSELVDPAARRLLEPTGWRAPDPDGYPTGEQWAAEYLVPLAEALGDHVRVNARVVGVARRGRDRVVDAGRDTEPLTVHVEGGERITARAVIDASGTWGVPNPLGGDGLPAAGEREAADRIGYRVPDVVAEEERYAGKRIAVAGSGHSALTALVALTDLAERHPGTKITWLLRRGAVGAVFGGGEADQLPARGALGLRARAAVKAGHVEVVTGFRTAAVERAGERVALVSEDGHRLDPVDEVVALTGFRPDHSWLSEVRLDLDPVLQAPTRLAPLVDPNVHSCGTVYPHGADELRQPEPGVYLVGMKSYGRAPTFLALTGYEQVRSVVAEIAGDHESAARVELTLPETGVCGGSGVFDAEPASSGGCCAAPQVADLTLTAPGARV is encoded by the coding sequence GTGGACGAGTTCCCCGTGGTCGTGGTCGGCGCCGGGCCGGTCGGGTTGGCGGCGGCCGCCCGACTGCTGGAGCGCGGTGTGCGGCCGTTGGTGCTGGAAGCGGGCCCGCAGGCGGGCGCGGCGGTGGCCCAGTGGCGGCACGTGCGGCTGTTCTCGCAGTGGTCGGAGCTGGTGGACCCGGCCGCCCGCCGCCTGCTGGAGCCCACCGGGTGGCGCGCCCCCGACCCCGACGGCTACCCGACCGGCGAGCAGTGGGCGGCCGAGTACCTGGTGCCGCTGGCCGAGGCGCTCGGCGACCACGTCCGGGTGAATGCCCGCGTGGTCGGCGTGGCGCGCCGGGGCCGGGACCGGGTGGTGGACGCGGGCCGCGACACCGAGCCGCTGACCGTGCACGTCGAGGGCGGCGAGCGGATCACCGCGCGGGCCGTGATCGACGCGTCGGGCACGTGGGGCGTGCCGAACCCGCTGGGCGGCGACGGCCTGCCCGCCGCGGGTGAGCGGGAGGCCGCGGACCGGATCGGCTACCGCGTGCCGGACGTCGTGGCCGAGGAGGAGCGGTACGCGGGCAAGCGGATCGCCGTCGCGGGCAGCGGCCACTCCGCGCTCACCGCCCTGGTCGCGCTGACCGACCTGGCCGAGCGGCACCCCGGCACGAAGATCACGTGGTTGCTGCGCCGCGGCGCGGTCGGCGCGGTGTTCGGCGGCGGCGAGGCGGACCAGCTGCCGGCGCGCGGCGCGCTCGGGCTCCGGGCGCGGGCGGCGGTCAAGGCCGGGCACGTCGAGGTGGTCACCGGCTTCCGCACCGCGGCGGTCGAACGCGCCGGCGAGCGCGTGGCGCTGGTGTCGGAGGACGGGCACCGGCTCGACCCGGTGGACGAGGTCGTGGCGCTGACCGGCTTCCGACCGGACCACTCGTGGCTGTCGGAGGTGCGGCTGGACCTGGACCCGGTGCTGCAGGCACCGACCAGGCTGGCGCCGCTGGTCGACCCGAACGTGCACTCGTGCGGCACCGTCTACCCGCACGGCGCGGATGAACTGCGGCAGCCCGAGCCCGGCGTGTACCTCGTGGGCATGAAGAGCTACGGGCGGGCGCCCACGTTCCTCGCACTGACCGGGTACGAGCAGGTGCGCAGCGTGGTCGCCGAGATCGCCGGTGACCACGAGTCCGCGGCGCGGGTCGAGCTCACGTTGCCCGAGACCGGCGTCTGCGGCGGGTCGGGCGTCTTCGACGCGGAGCCCGCGTCCTCGGGCGGGTGCTGCGCCGCCCCGCAGGTGGCCGACCTGACGCTCACCGCCCCGGGTGCCCGGGTCTGA
- a CDS encoding anchored repeat-type ABC transporter permease subunit yields the protein MTAFLEALAAPWEYDFWRRALLVALMSGVVCGVIGSHVVLRGMAFIGDAVAHSVFPGIAVAFVLGLDLVLGGAVAGVVTALLIAVFTQNRRLKEDSVIGIFFAASFGLGIVILSTAPGYGGSLESFLFGSILGISDSDVVSVAVIGAAVLLCTALFNGRFVAATLDREQARAVGLPVFRLDVVLHVMVTLAIVISLQAVGNVLVLALLVTPAAAARLLTDRLGVMMLLAPLIGAGGSVLGLYLSYAFDLAAGGLIVLTLTAVFLLCWFFAPRHGLLTRPRRAAAAIAPIEEES from the coding sequence GTGACCGCGTTCCTCGAAGCGCTGGCCGCGCCGTGGGAGTACGACTTCTGGCGGCGCGCGTTGCTGGTGGCGTTGATGTCGGGCGTGGTGTGCGGCGTGATCGGCAGCCACGTGGTGCTGCGCGGCATGGCGTTCATCGGCGACGCGGTCGCGCACTCGGTGTTCCCGGGCATCGCCGTCGCCTTCGTGCTGGGGCTGGACCTGGTGCTCGGCGGCGCGGTCGCGGGCGTGGTGACCGCGCTGCTGATCGCGGTGTTCACCCAGAACCGCCGGCTCAAGGAGGACTCGGTCATCGGGATCTTCTTCGCCGCGTCGTTCGGGCTGGGCATCGTCATCCTCAGCACCGCGCCCGGCTACGGCGGGTCGCTGGAGTCGTTCCTGTTCGGCTCGATCCTCGGCATCAGCGACTCCGACGTGGTGTCGGTCGCGGTGATCGGCGCGGCGGTGCTGCTGTGCACGGCGCTGTTCAACGGCCGGTTCGTGGCCGCGACCCTGGACCGCGAGCAGGCCCGCGCGGTCGGTCTGCCGGTGTTCCGGCTGGACGTGGTGCTGCACGTGATGGTGACCCTGGCCATCGTGATCTCGTTGCAGGCGGTCGGCAACGTCCTGGTGCTCGCCCTGCTCGTGACGCCCGCCGCGGCGGCCCGCCTGCTCACCGACCGGCTCGGCGTGATGATGCTGCTGGCGCCGCTGATCGGCGCGGGCGGCAGCGTGCTCGGCCTCTACCTGTCCTACGCGTTCGACCTGGCCGCCGGCGGTCTCATCGTGCTGACCCTGACCGCGGTGTTCCTGCTGTGCTGGTTCTTCGCCCCGCGCCACGGCCTGCTCACCCGTCCCCGCCGGGCCGCGGCGGCCATCGCGCCCATCGAGGAGGAGTCGTGA
- a CDS encoding anchored repeat-type ABC transporter ATP-binding subunit, with protein sequence MTDPVLDITGATVHLGGREVLSGVDFRLRRGELVGLIGPNGAGKTTLLRTALGLVPVHRGTVVVGGRAPRRAQGSLGYVPQRHEFAWDFPISVEGAVATGRTHLAGLLRRRAARDRDAVAEAVDRVGLAGLRTRPVGELSGGQRQRVLVARALALRPRVLLLDEPFTGIDAPTQELLSTLLADLRDEGVAVLMTTHDLAAATSLCTRLCLLNRVVVADGEPAALADTDIWLRTFGLDRAGQLLKALGVTG encoded by the coding sequence ATGACTGACCCGGTGCTGGACATCACCGGTGCCACCGTGCACCTGGGTGGCCGGGAGGTGCTGTCCGGTGTGGACTTCCGGTTGCGGCGCGGTGAGCTGGTCGGCCTGATCGGTCCCAACGGCGCGGGCAAGACCACGCTCCTGCGCACCGCGCTCGGCCTCGTCCCGGTCCACCGGGGCACGGTGGTGGTCGGTGGTCGCGCGCCGCGTCGAGCGCAGGGCTCACTGGGGTACGTGCCGCAGCGCCACGAGTTCGCCTGGGACTTCCCGATTTCGGTGGAGGGCGCGGTCGCCACCGGCCGCACCCACCTCGCCGGCCTGCTGCGCCGCCGAGCGGCCCGCGACCGCGACGCGGTGGCCGAGGCGGTGGACCGCGTCGGCCTGGCGGGGCTGAGGACCCGGCCGGTCGGCGAGCTGTCGGGCGGCCAACGGCAACGCGTCCTGGTCGCCCGCGCGTTGGCGCTGCGGCCGCGGGTGCTGCTGCTCGACGAACCGTTCACCGGAATCGACGCGCCCACGCAGGAGTTGCTGAGCACGCTGTTGGCCGACTTGCGCGACGAGGGCGTGGCGGTGCTGATGACCACGCACGACCTGGCCGCCGCGACCTCGCTGTGCACCCGGCTGTGCCTGCTCAACCGCGTGGTCGTGGCCGACGGCGAGCCGGCCGCGCTGGCCGACACCGACATCTGGCTGCGCACGTTCGGCCTGGACCGGGCCGGGCAGCTGCTCAAGGCGCTGGGGGTGACCGGGTGA
- a CDS encoding MFS transporter, with the protein MPGSDVARPGVLRGHAGPRRALAVLCLTQVTGWGVLFYGFPVLAPAIGAGTGWSDTAVIGAFSVAQLVMAVVGVPVGRLLDRHGPRVVMTTGSVLSVAALAVVASARSLPWFYAGWVLVGVAMAGVLYQPAFAALTRWHGPDRRVAALTAVTVAGGLASTVFAPLTAGLAAHLDWRQTYLVLAGLLGVITVPAHLFGLRLPWPEQPAGAHTRGPTAIARSRPFVLLVTAMSLGALAVHAIVVALVPLFAERGLSTTTAAWALGLGGVGQVLGRLGYGPLVARAGVRARTAGVLLTAAATTLLLGLVPGPASALVAAAVLAGVVRGIFTLVQATAVSDRWGTAHYGRLSGILHAPLTVTSAAAPWVAAALAGPLGGYPAVFAVLAALGVVAAVVSLKSVPHYTPG; encoded by the coding sequence GTGCCCGGGTCTGACGTGGCCCGGCCCGGCGTGCTCAGGGGGCACGCCGGGCCGCGCCGGGCGCTGGCGGTGCTGTGCCTGACCCAGGTCACCGGCTGGGGCGTGCTGTTCTACGGCTTCCCGGTGCTCGCGCCCGCCATCGGCGCGGGCACCGGTTGGTCCGACACCGCGGTCATCGGCGCGTTCTCGGTCGCGCAACTGGTCATGGCGGTGGTCGGCGTGCCCGTCGGCCGGCTGCTCGACCGGCACGGGCCCCGCGTGGTGATGACGACCGGCTCGGTGCTGTCCGTCGCGGCGTTGGCGGTGGTCGCGTCGGCGCGGTCCCTGCCGTGGTTCTACGCGGGGTGGGTGCTGGTCGGCGTGGCGATGGCGGGGGTGCTGTACCAACCGGCGTTCGCCGCCCTGACCCGCTGGCACGGTCCCGACCGCCGGGTGGCCGCGCTGACGGCCGTGACGGTAGCGGGCGGCTTGGCGAGCACCGTGTTCGCCCCGCTCACCGCCGGGCTGGCCGCGCACCTGGACTGGCGGCAGACGTACCTGGTGCTCGCCGGGCTGCTCGGCGTGATCACGGTGCCCGCGCACCTGTTCGGCCTGCGGCTGCCGTGGCCCGAGCAGCCCGCCGGCGCGCACACCCGCGGTCCGACCGCGATCGCCCGCAGCCGGCCGTTCGTGCTGCTCGTGACGGCGATGAGCCTCGGCGCGCTGGCCGTGCACGCGATCGTGGTCGCCCTGGTGCCGCTGTTCGCCGAACGCGGCCTGTCCACCACGACGGCCGCGTGGGCGCTCGGCCTGGGCGGTGTCGGCCAGGTCCTCGGCCGCCTCGGCTACGGACCGCTGGTCGCCAGGGCCGGCGTGCGGGCGCGAACGGCGGGCGTGCTGCTGACGGCGGCCGCCACCACCCTCCTGTTGGGACTGGTTCCCGGCCCGGCGTCCGCCCTCGTCGCCGCCGCCGTCCTGGCGGGTGTCGTGCGGGGCATCTTCACGCTGGTCCAGGCCACCGCCGTGTCCGACCGCTGGGGCACGGCGCACTACGGTCGGCTCAGCGGCATCCTCCACGCACCGCTGACCGTCACCTCGGCCGCCGCTCCGTGGGTCGCCGCCGCGCTCGCCGGACCGCTCGGCGGGTACCCGGCCGTCTTCGCCGTGCTGGCGGCGTTGGGCGTGGTGGCGGCGGTGGTCTCGCTGAAGTCGGTGCCGCACTACACTCCGGGCTGA
- a CDS encoding choice-of-anchor M domain-containing protein: protein MTAPTRARAAAAVLAVTALAALSLAPALAQGSTTVVDVGHVDLLAPVVVDGVLDIRYKDGNTTPPAVLDPERVVTHVKPESRIQVPDIPEYAFLGPVGSDLWLIPEVQDPNVVWAGWNTESLTADQVDPASVSWTLDAVGGDAPGSPAPGRLTVFQTGPVGEPLPRVFDTSLPLPQRQPLATGTHAHANWTFSAEGVYRLTFTVEATGSGGAPLRDTTTYAVAVGAVDPATVEPGTGTPPSTTTTTTTTTTTTTTTTTTTTGATTTTTAPPTSCVVLDNGHVDLIAPRLVDGELGTHVKDGTAGPDRAVWRDPADVVLHLVPAARNTVPTDPAYAFLGSPGAPVWLIPQTRIPGIVWAGWNTESLDPRDVRGDVRVSWSAVDGPGEVAVFLTGITPTVLVDSGDGLPDAVTVPLGTHAHANWAFGAEGVYRIAVEVTATLADGRAVGDRDVFTVAVGTADPTADGACAPPPPTSTTPAVTTAPVPPTTSSAASAPRPTGLASTGVDHVGTAVALAVLLTAAGTATVVLARRKRVRRT from the coding sequence GTGACCGCCCCGACCCGCGCACGAGCCGCGGCCGCCGTTCTCGCGGTGACCGCCCTCGCCGCGCTGTCCCTCGCCCCGGCCCTGGCCCAGGGGTCCACGACCGTGGTCGACGTCGGGCACGTCGACCTGCTCGCACCGGTGGTGGTCGACGGCGTGCTGGACATCCGCTACAAGGACGGCAACACCACCCCGCCCGCGGTGCTGGACCCCGAACGGGTCGTCACGCACGTCAAGCCGGAGTCGCGCATCCAGGTGCCCGACATCCCCGAGTACGCCTTCCTCGGCCCCGTGGGCAGCGACCTGTGGCTCATCCCCGAGGTCCAGGACCCGAACGTGGTGTGGGCCGGCTGGAACACCGAGTCCCTGACCGCCGACCAGGTCGACCCGGCCTCGGTGAGCTGGACGCTGGACGCGGTCGGCGGTGACGCCCCCGGCAGCCCGGCGCCGGGCCGGCTCACCGTGTTCCAGACCGGCCCGGTCGGCGAGCCGCTGCCGCGCGTGTTCGACACGTCCCTGCCGCTGCCGCAGCGGCAACCGCTGGCGACGGGCACCCACGCGCACGCCAACTGGACGTTCTCCGCCGAGGGCGTCTACCGGCTCACGTTCACCGTCGAGGCGACCGGCTCCGGCGGGGCGCCGTTGCGCGACACCACGACGTACGCCGTCGCCGTGGGCGCGGTCGACCCCGCGACCGTCGAACCCGGTACGGGAACGCCACCCAGCACCACTACTACGACGACAACCACCACCACGACAACCACGACGACCACGACCACTACTACGGGCGCGACGACGACCACCACCGCGCCACCGACCTCGTGCGTGGTCCTCGACAACGGCCACGTCGACCTGATCGCCCCACGCCTCGTCGACGGCGAGCTGGGCACCCACGTCAAGGACGGCACCGCCGGACCCGACCGGGCCGTGTGGCGCGATCCCGCCGACGTGGTGCTGCACCTGGTCCCCGCCGCGCGCAACACCGTGCCCACCGATCCCGCCTACGCCTTCCTGGGCTCGCCGGGCGCCCCGGTCTGGCTCATCCCGCAGACCCGGATCCCGGGCATCGTGTGGGCGGGCTGGAACACCGAGTCCCTCGACCCGCGTGACGTCCGCGGCGACGTCCGGGTGAGCTGGTCCGCCGTGGACGGTCCCGGCGAGGTCGCGGTGTTCCTCACCGGCATCACCCCGACCGTGCTCGTCGACTCCGGCGACGGGCTGCCCGACGCCGTCACCGTCCCGCTCGGCACCCACGCCCACGCCAACTGGGCGTTCGGCGCGGAAGGCGTCTACCGGATCGCCGTCGAGGTCACCGCCACTCTGGCCGACGGCCGCGCGGTCGGCGACCGCGACGTCTTCACCGTCGCCGTCGGCACCGCCGACCCGACCGCCGACGGGGCCTGCGCACCACCACCACCCACCTCCACGACTCCCGCCGTCACCACCGCCCCCGTCCCGCCGACAACGTCATCGGCGGCCTCCGCGCCGAGGCCGACCGGGCTGGCGTCCACCGGCGTGGACCACGTGGGCACCGCGGTGGCGCTCGCCGTGCTGCTCACCGCGGCAGGCACCGCGACGGTGGTCCTGGCGCGGCGCAAGCGGGTCCGCCGGACGTGA